A window of Fictibacillus halophilus contains these coding sequences:
- a CDS encoding AbrB family transcriptional regulator: MKFKSLKQYKSFQLFITMTIAFLGGLLFNVFNWPIPWLLGTMAAVLIVNQLSWIPLYWPVFLRNTGLIIVGYSIGLTFTKDTLKLMITHLPSMAFMTVLLLLICSGMAFIISRTTSINFPTALTSSIPGGLSQIITFAEETKGIDITTVTFFQVTRLIVIIFAVPFLIFSPIFSSGSSAIIPDVISEGTSSAFFPQIILFGLFSVGMALVGKKIKLPTAFLLGPILGIAALNIVDLTGPPLPGSILDVSQFLIGGYIGLLLKPEKLRKKASMIPIALISGFMLVSIALLLSLLLTYQFNFSFITSFLSMAPGGADQMGIIGHELEADVTMITGYQLFRILFIFFAVPPLLKWVLRAQMHKMISKND; encoded by the coding sequence ATGAAATTTAAAAGTTTAAAGCAATATAAAAGTTTTCAACTCTTCATCACTATGACAATTGCCTTTTTAGGAGGTTTATTATTCAATGTGTTTAATTGGCCGATTCCTTGGCTCTTAGGTACAATGGCTGCCGTATTGATTGTAAATCAACTAAGTTGGATCCCTTTATATTGGCCAGTTTTTTTAAGAAATACGGGTTTGATCATAGTTGGTTATTCAATCGGTTTAACGTTTACAAAAGATACGTTAAAGCTTATGATCACTCACTTGCCTTCTATGGCATTTATGACGGTCTTATTATTATTAATCTGTTCAGGGATGGCCTTTATAATATCTCGTACTACATCCATCAATTTCCCGACTGCACTTACCAGTTCAATTCCTGGTGGTCTATCACAAATTATTACTTTTGCAGAAGAGACTAAGGGGATTGATATTACAACCGTTACGTTTTTTCAAGTGACACGTCTCATCGTTATCATATTCGCTGTTCCCTTTCTGATTTTCAGTCCGATTTTTTCCTCAGGAAGTTCCGCTATTATTCCTGATGTGATTTCGGAAGGAACCTCTTCTGCCTTTTTTCCACAGATTATTCTATTTGGACTATTTTCTGTTGGGATGGCGCTTGTAGGAAAAAAAATAAAACTTCCTACTGCTTTTTTACTCGGACCTATTCTTGGGATTGCAGCTTTAAATATAGTTGATTTAACTGGCCCTCCCCTTCCTGGTTCAATACTTGATGTTTCTCAATTTTTAATCGGAGGCTATATAGGATTATTATTAAAGCCTGAAAAGCTTAGAAAAAAAGCCAGTATGATCCCAATAGCGTTGATCAGCGGATTCATGTTGGTAAGTATCGCACTTCTTTTGAGTCTTTTGCTGACCTATCAATTTAACTTTTCTTTCATAACTAGTTTCTTGAGCATGGCACCTGGTGGAGCAGATCAGATGGGGATTATCGGACACGAATTAGAAGCGGATGTTACGATGATTACAGGTTATCAACTTTTCCGCATTCTATTTATCTTTTTTGCAGTACCTCCTCTCTTAAAATGGGTCTTGCGCGCTCAAATGCATAAAATGATTTCAAAAAATGATTAA
- a CDS encoding DUF6944 family repetitive protein, protein MDNQQKQQIGGVIQAIGTVISAIANTPISVLSDQFQEDLDLIGNVLQATGNGLIADGQIPFSLKRIGNEVQAIGNTTVIAGMVLPLEDDTSQVLNIKGNLLQAFGAGVVLGVEFENELGDSASNQGITIISNLLQVAGNSLQALGGKYELDHPNEDKSYSESLIFAGSWIQAVGAVISALPRQ, encoded by the coding sequence ATGGATAATCAACAAAAACAACAAATTGGCGGTGTTATACAGGCAATTGGAACGGTCATATCAGCAATTGCCAACACGCCGATTTCGGTCTTGAGCGATCAGTTTCAGGAAGATCTTGATTTAATAGGAAATGTTCTCCAAGCTACTGGAAATGGTTTAATTGCAGATGGACAAATCCCGTTTAGCCTCAAGAGAATCGGAAATGAAGTCCAAGCCATTGGAAATACGACGGTAATCGCAGGTATGGTCTTACCATTAGAAGATGATACTTCTCAAGTCTTGAATATTAAAGGGAACCTATTACAAGCATTTGGGGCAGGGGTTGTCCTAGGTGTTGAATTCGAAAACGAACTAGGCGATTCAGCCTCTAATCAAGGGATAACCATTATTTCAAATTTACTGCAAGTAGCTGGAAACTCCTTACAGGCACTAGGTGGAAAATATGAACTTGACCATCCGAATGAAGATAAAAGTTATAGTGAATCCTTAATATTTGCAGGAAGTTGGATTCAGGCAGTCGGTGCCGTAATTTCAGCATTACCTCGTCAGTAA
- a CDS encoding DUF2238 domain-containing protein, translated as MKVNKIHVFLLIIVSFFFLWSLIKPAHYPIWILEVAPSVLALIIIFFLYKKLKFTTLTYCIIALLTILTFIGGHYTYDDVPLFDWLQNHYDLKRNHYDRFGHFMKGLLAIVIREVLLINTPLSIGKWVQFIAISITLAIAALYEIVEWSAGKIANRETKDFVGAQGDIWDAQWDMSLTLLGSIIALLLLTSWHNKFIQKR; from the coding sequence ATGAAAGTTAACAAAATCCATGTGTTTCTATTAATTATCGTTTCCTTCTTTTTTCTATGGTCACTAATTAAACCTGCACATTATCCAATATGGATATTGGAAGTTGCTCCATCTGTTTTAGCCCTGATTATTATTTTCTTCCTATACAAAAAGCTAAAATTCACTACTCTTACATATTGCATCATTGCTTTATTAACGATTTTAACTTTCATAGGTGGACACTATACGTATGACGATGTGCCCTTATTTGATTGGCTGCAGAACCATTATGATTTGAAACGTAATCACTATGATCGCTTCGGTCATTTTATGAAAGGATTGTTGGCGATTGTTATACGAGAGGTGCTTCTTATAAACACACCTTTGTCTATTGGAAAATGGGTTCAATTTATTGCCATTAGCATAACGTTGGCAATTGCTGCTCTCTATGAAATTGTTGAATGGAGCGCGGGCAAGATTGCAAATCGCGAAACAAAAGATTTTGTAGGTGCTCAAGGAGATATTTGGGACGCTCAATGGGACATGTCACTTACATTACTTGGATCGATCATCGCCTTGCTATTGCTCACTTCATGGCATAACAAATTTATTCAAAAAAGATAA
- a CDS encoding MerR family transcriptional regulator — translation MEYTIQKLGLLAGVSTRTLRYYDEIEILKPARINSSGYRIYGEAEVNRLQQILFYKELGLPLDQIKEIITSPAFNAAEALQEHREKLLNKREQLDRLIENVEQTIAANEGRITMTDKEKFEGFKKQMVEENEQKYGKEIREKYGDQVVDQSNKKVLNMTQSEHEKATKLAEEIHTTLAKAFETSDPAGELAQKAADLHKQWLMLYWNEYSEEAHAGLAQMYVDDNRFTAYYDKEQPGTAKFLRDAIHIYTGKRN, via the coding sequence ATGGAATACACCATTCAGAAGCTTGGTTTATTAGCGGGAGTCAGCACAAGAACATTACGTTATTATGATGAGATTGAAATTCTTAAGCCGGCAAGAATCAACTCGTCAGGATACCGCATATATGGTGAGGCTGAAGTGAATAGACTACAGCAAATTTTATTTTACAAAGAACTCGGGCTTCCATTAGATCAAATAAAGGAAATCATAACATCACCAGCATTCAATGCAGCTGAAGCGCTCCAAGAACACCGTGAAAAACTCCTGAACAAACGAGAACAGTTAGACCGTCTAATCGAGAATGTGGAACAGACAATCGCAGCTAACGAAGGGAGAATAACGATGACAGATAAAGAGAAATTTGAAGGATTTAAAAAGCAAATGGTTGAAGAGAACGAACAAAAATATGGTAAAGAGATTCGTGAGAAATATGGTGATCAAGTTGTCGATCAATCAAATAAAAAAGTATTAAATATGACTCAAAGTGAGCATGAAAAAGCTACGAAACTTGCTGAAGAAATTCACACGACACTTGCTAAAGCCTTTGAAACAAGTGATCCTGCAGGAGAACTGGCTCAAAAAGCAGCTGATCTTCATAAACAATGGCTGATGTTGTACTGGAACGAATACAGCGAAGAAGCACATGCGGGTCTTGCACAGATGTATGTGGATGACAATCGTTTCACGGCATATTATGATAAAGAGCAGCCAGGGACGGCGAAATTTTTAAGAGATGCGATCCACATTTATACAGGGAAGAGAAATTAG
- a CDS encoding energy-coupling factor transporter transmembrane component T family protein: MNSLFNGKHTWLHSINPSLKLLTILGLFVFAITIHDLNYMVGFSFVILFLFIFATGYSYKQLLFLSLPFLLVFLSTSSSMILFGKGETILYKWAYVQVSEESLIRGIHLGFRALSFAMLGLLFALTTKPVRLFYSLMQQLKLPPKFAYSFMAAIRLIPIMIEEYQIIINAQRVRGLEQKNHFLKRMQRLAIPLLSQSIRRAYRIAVSMEAKRFQTDRKRTYYYEIGFSRNDLFFISYFIIMLGLAYFLSIHNPFLPNTDVRFLPE, from the coding sequence ATGAACTCATTATTTAATGGCAAACACACCTGGTTACACAGCATAAATCCTTCTTTAAAACTATTAACGATATTGGGTTTGTTCGTATTTGCCATCACCATTCATGATCTGAATTATATGGTTGGTTTTTCATTTGTGATCTTATTTCTGTTTATCTTTGCCACAGGATATTCTTACAAGCAATTACTTTTTCTATCTCTGCCTTTCTTGCTTGTTTTTCTTTCAACTTCTTCTTCCATGATCTTATTTGGAAAGGGAGAAACGATTCTTTATAAATGGGCATATGTACAAGTATCAGAAGAGAGTTTGATAAGAGGAATTCATTTAGGATTTAGAGCTTTGTCATTTGCAATGCTTGGCTTACTATTCGCTTTAACTACTAAACCAGTCAGATTGTTTTATTCTCTCATGCAACAGCTTAAACTACCTCCCAAGTTTGCTTATAGTTTTATGGCGGCCATACGATTAATTCCTATTATGATTGAGGAATACCAAATCATTATAAATGCTCAAAGAGTGAGAGGATTAGAACAAAAGAATCACTTCCTAAAAAGAATGCAGAGGCTCGCGATTCCATTATTATCGCAGAGTATTCGCAGAGCTTATCGCATTGCCGTTTCAATGGAAGCAAAACGATTTCAGACGGATCGAAAGAGAACTTATTATTATGAGATCGGTTTTTCGAGAAATGATCTATTTTTCATAAGTTATTTTATCATCATGTTAGGACTAGCTTATTTTCTTTCTATCCATAATCCGTTTCTTCCAAATACTGATGTTAGATTCTTACCCGAATGA
- the aac(6') gene encoding aminoglycoside 6'-N-acetyltransferase, which yields MESIREASEHNLDSLTELALALWPDNTFSELRKEFKQLLNSKKDKVIVYLIHAEPIAFIHVSIRSDYVEGSLSSPTGFVEGIYVKPDHRRKGISNKLITKGESWLKTKGCKQIGSDIELSNDTSYHFHTSVGFKEANRLIAFIKDIK from the coding sequence ATGGAATCGATTAGGGAAGCAAGTGAACACAATCTTGATTCATTGACGGAATTGGCTTTAGCATTATGGCCTGACAATACATTCAGTGAATTGAGAAAAGAGTTCAAACAACTTCTAAACTCAAAAAAAGATAAAGTGATCGTATATTTAATTCACGCTGAACCTATTGCATTTATTCATGTTTCGATTAGAAGTGACTATGTGGAAGGATCCCTATCCAGTCCTACAGGTTTTGTGGAAGGAATTTATGTAAAACCTGATCATAGAAGGAAAGGAATATCCAACAAACTGATTACTAAAGGGGAGAGTTGGTTAAAAACTAAAGGATGCAAACAAATAGGTTCTGATATTGAGTTATCCAATGATACAAGTTATCACTTTCATACGAGCGTGGGTTTTAAAGAAGCAAATCGTTTGATCGCATTCATTAAAGATATAAAATAA
- a CDS encoding glycosyltransferase family 2 protein produces the protein MKQPVLTIVVPCYNEEEVLSTTIDSLHKLLMTMIAEEQISSESNLLFVDDGSKDLTWSIIHKGSLKESHIRGLKLSRNVGHQNALLAGLFTAKDTSDCVLSIDADLQDDIHVIPTFVDMFKKGHDIVYGVRKKRDCDTFFKRSTAEFFYKLMNKMGVNLVYNHADFRLMSKRALQELEKFEEVNMFLRGIVPLIGYKSTSVFYDRKERLAGETKYPLKKMLYFAFDGITSFSVTPIRFVLITGLVSFFVSLLFGIYFISLKWIGDTETGWTSLITSIWLIGGLQLIGIGLIGEYIGKIYKESKRRPKYIVEIDSKTFTHPLPLTNTQRVKDESYNINLRKLPETN, from the coding sequence ATGAAACAACCGGTTTTGACGATTGTTGTTCCTTGTTACAACGAGGAAGAGGTATTATCTACAACGATTGATTCTTTGCATAAACTTTTGATGACAATGATAGCGGAGGAACAGATATCAAGTGAAAGTAACTTGTTGTTTGTAGATGATGGCAGCAAGGACCTAACTTGGTCGATCATCCATAAAGGAAGTTTAAAAGAAAGTCATATTAGAGGCTTAAAACTTTCTCGCAATGTTGGACATCAGAATGCTTTACTAGCTGGCCTTTTTACTGCAAAGGATACTTCTGATTGTGTTTTATCCATTGATGCTGATCTTCAAGATGATATTCATGTAATTCCGACATTTGTTGATATGTTTAAAAAAGGGCATGACATCGTATATGGTGTAAGGAAAAAAAGAGATTGTGACACATTTTTTAAGCGCAGTACTGCAGAATTCTTTTATAAATTGATGAACAAAATGGGTGTCAACCTTGTCTATAATCATGCGGACTTCCGTTTAATGAGTAAAAGAGCCCTACAAGAACTTGAAAAATTCGAGGAAGTTAATATGTTTTTACGAGGTATTGTGCCTTTAATTGGTTATAAATCAACCTCTGTATTCTATGATCGAAAAGAGCGCCTAGCAGGTGAGACAAAATATCCGTTAAAAAAGATGCTATATTTTGCATTCGATGGAATTACTTCTTTTTCTGTAACTCCCATTAGATTCGTCTTAATTACAGGTCTTGTTTCTTTCTTTGTCAGCTTATTATTCGGAATATATTTCATCTCCTTAAAATGGATCGGAGACACCGAAACAGGATGGACTTCGCTCATTACATCCATATGGCTGATTGGGGGGCTTCAACTCATAGGGATAGGGCTTATTGGAGAATATATAGGAAAGATATATAAAGAGTCAAAGCGCCGGCCAAAGTACATTGTTGAAATCGATTCAAAAACATTTACACACCCACTTCCACTAACAAATACACAGAGAGTAAAAGATGAATCATATAATATCAACCTTCGAAAACTTCCTGAAACCAACTAA
- a CDS encoding chemotaxis protein, which translates to MTKKIAVAILHGIGNQSEEFSDLFIETLTKRFSQMIKPFYATPEEELIIQPIYWGSVFNERESLLWKNLNKEGDLDYKQLRQFVIHFFGDAIAYQPAVNHNPNYIRVHEVYARGLRKLGEVAGEDAPLFVIAHSLGTVITSNYFYDLQFIPERISESVMPNMQATPLEKGETLTSFYSLGSPLALWSLRYADFDKPIQVPSPYLRNHHPDLQGKWVNMYDKDDVFGYPLKTINDSYNGAIAVDKEINSGGLISSSTPLSHNHYFKTNEVIHAIGDDLAEIWKQLNLASQRK; encoded by the coding sequence GTGACTAAAAAAATCGCAGTGGCCATTCTTCATGGCATTGGAAATCAAAGCGAGGAATTTTCGGATTTGTTTATTGAGACCCTTACAAAGAGATTCTCTCAGATGATTAAACCCTTTTATGCAACACCTGAAGAAGAGCTAATTATCCAACCTATTTATTGGGGAAGTGTATTCAACGAAAGGGAATCACTTTTATGGAAAAACCTTAATAAAGAAGGCGATTTAGATTATAAGCAATTAAGACAATTTGTTATCCACTTTTTTGGAGATGCAATCGCCTATCAGCCTGCAGTTAATCACAATCCGAACTATATTAGAGTGCATGAGGTTTATGCAAGAGGTCTTCGGAAATTAGGTGAAGTTGCTGGTGAAGATGCTCCACTCTTTGTAATTGCTCATAGTTTAGGTACCGTTATTACAAGTAATTATTTTTATGATCTTCAATTCATTCCTGAACGAATCTCTGAAAGTGTTATGCCAAATATGCAGGCGACTCCTTTAGAAAAAGGTGAGACTCTAACAAGCTTTTATTCGTTAGGAAGCCCTCTAGCTTTGTGGAGTCTTCGATATGCAGATTTTGATAAGCCCATTCAGGTTCCGTCACCATATTTAAGGAATCATCATCCTGATCTTCAAGGGAAGTGGGTAAATATGTACGATAAAGATGACGTATTCGGCTATCCATTAAAAACAATCAACGACTCTTATAATGGAGCAATTGCAGTTGATAAAGAAATTAATAGCGGCGGATTAATAAGCAGTTCAACACCTCTTTCTCATAACCATTACTTTAAAACGAATGAAGTCATTCATGCCATTGGTGATGATTTGGCTGAAATATGGAAACAGTTAAACTTAGCGTCTCAGCGAAAATAA
- a CDS encoding ABC transporter ATP-binding protein has translation MTSITSVKNLRLKFPGESEMLFKDLSLSFNRGEKVLLLGTSGCGKSTLLQVLSGLVPRTIDIPMKCEEIQIPDQWGFVFQDPDTQFCMPYVDEELAFVLENLEVPREEMESKICSLLKEVGLELDNIHTPIQHLSGGMKQRLAIASVLALEPDVIFLDEPTAFIDEKGTEQIWETVKRIWKDKTLIIVEHKIDKILDIADRLIVFTPDGEVLADGNTSMVFTHYKEKIKEYGIWYPGAWTEYKRNPIAVNKIEYQNALKLQNFKGYQNREIKIEVDDIVVQSGEWITIMGENGAGKSSLLLALMQLIKTSGIYLLNEKRIQKTKDISGQVYLVFQNPEYQFLTHSVFDEVTYGLQNEPEIETNAKEILSSLELMSKKDQHPYHLSVGQKRRLSVATAFLQKPIILLLDEPTFGQDSINTFEILEWIEKERQKGTIILMVTHDRHITDQFATRLWEVQNGKIVTDHQLNKSTKVEKEILHELII, from the coding sequence ATGACAAGTATAACATCTGTTAAGAATTTAAGATTAAAGTTTCCAGGTGAATCGGAAATGCTGTTTAAAGATTTGAGTTTGTCTTTTAATCGTGGTGAAAAAGTGCTTCTTCTTGGCACCTCCGGATGTGGCAAGTCCACACTATTGCAAGTTCTTTCAGGCTTAGTACCACGAACAATAGACATTCCTATGAAGTGTGAGGAAATACAAATCCCTGATCAATGGGGATTTGTATTTCAAGATCCTGATACCCAGTTCTGTATGCCATATGTTGATGAAGAATTAGCATTTGTACTTGAGAACTTGGAAGTGCCACGAGAGGAGATGGAAAGCAAGATTTGTTCCCTATTAAAAGAGGTTGGGCTTGAACTTGATAACATTCATACACCGATTCAACATCTATCAGGTGGAATGAAGCAACGATTAGCGATTGCCTCTGTATTAGCGCTAGAACCGGATGTCATATTCTTAGATGAGCCAACCGCTTTTATTGATGAAAAGGGAACAGAACAAATTTGGGAAACGGTTAAAAGAATATGGAAAGATAAAACGTTGATTATTGTTGAACATAAAATTGACAAAATTCTGGATATAGCTGATCGTCTTATTGTATTTACACCAGATGGTGAAGTTCTTGCTGATGGCAACACTTCGATGGTCTTTACTCATTATAAGGAAAAAATCAAAGAGTATGGAATTTGGTACCCTGGTGCATGGACCGAATATAAACGAAACCCGATCGCGGTAAATAAGATTGAATATCAGAACGCTCTGAAGCTACAAAATTTTAAAGGGTATCAAAATAGAGAAATAAAAATAGAGGTAGATGATATTGTAGTTCAATCAGGAGAATGGATTACGATAATGGGTGAAAATGGGGCAGGAAAGAGTTCATTATTGTTAGCTTTAATGCAGCTCATTAAAACATCTGGAATCTATCTTTTGAATGAGAAACGTATTCAAAAAACGAAAGATATATCTGGACAGGTTTACCTCGTATTTCAGAATCCAGAATATCAATTTTTAACTCATTCGGTATTCGACGAAGTTACCTATGGTTTACAAAACGAGCCGGAAATTGAAACAAATGCAAAAGAGATACTCTCTTCTCTTGAATTGATGAGTAAGAAGGACCAACATCCTTACCACCTCTCTGTCGGTCAGAAGAGACGTCTAAGTGTGGCAACCGCTTTTTTGCAAAAACCAATCATTTTACTTCTTGATGAACCAACTTTTGGTCAAGACTCCATAAACACGTTCGAAATTTTAGAATGGATTGAGAAAGAGCGTCAAAAAGGAACGATCATTCTAATGGTCACACATGATCGCCATATTACAGATCAGTTTGCAACACGCTTATGGGAGGTACAGAACGGTAAAATTGTAACTGATCATCAACTCAACAAAAGCACAAAAGTCGAGAAGGAGATTCTGCATGAACTCATTATTTAA
- a CDS encoding GtrA family protein: MNGIGMSYWLSTFIGNTCGAVVSYILNRNFTFKSNTSLGVSGIRFTAVILISYFGAYGMSNLLWSGILNDTSFRLVTNKEASVLFGACLYTLMNYFGQKYLVFNKTR, translated from the coding sequence ATGAACGGAATTGGAATGAGCTATTGGTTGTCTACATTTATTGGCAACACTTGTGGTGCTGTTGTTAGTTATATATTAAACCGCAATTTCACATTTAAAAGCAACACTTCATTGGGAGTAAGTGGTATACGCTTTACAGCGGTTATTTTAATTTCCTATTTTGGCGCTTATGGTATGAGCAATTTACTATGGTCTGGAATACTTAACGATACAAGCTTCAGACTAGTTACGAATAAAGAAGCTTCCGTATTGTTCGGAGCTTGTCTATATACCCTAATGAATTATTTCGGACAGAAATATTTGGTTTTTAATAAAACGAGGTGA
- a CDS encoding DUF6044 family protein: MFFKNVNPFERKCLYFAFFVILLYLSPLLILGENAHIRVHDNLDSNIAWYKVLKESGMLFGNVNSTIPQIINGLQRNALGTEFSGIVWLHAIFPTMTAYIISQAITRVFAFIGMYLLLKKHYLPEQKYTLITIGTALAFALTPFWPSGMLSTLGMPLALWAFLNIRNGEKAWRNYLVLSLLPFYSSFVLGFFFFLFALGIFWFVDVIRGKGWNWRFFFSIVFMTSVFLVIEYRLVYSFIFDDEPNTRDEYFHARLPFWWVTRLTFKNFVLGHTHVMTVHGLFILFATILALFLVLFKRLWKQEKVFVFLFVFNFALSAWYAFWFYKGWLPLTERFHFMDTFNFARFHFLRPLVIYMGFALGLKIIMNHGKVLKNTIPYFIIGQIIILCLFNDEIIYRKKPSVKEFYAEDLFQEIEEYIAKPLASYSVASIGIHPAIAQYNGFYTLDTYNNFYPLTYKYAFREIMEKELQKNKRLRTYFDEWGGRCYIFTDQLGKHYMFKKDSTERLNNLQLNIEPFKQLGGEYIFSALPIDHAANIGLQLEKVFQSDTAAWKIHLYKAK, from the coding sequence GTGTTTTTTAAAAACGTTAATCCTTTCGAACGTAAATGTTTATATTTTGCATTTTTCGTTATCCTTTTATATTTATCTCCCCTACTCATATTGGGTGAAAATGCACACATTCGTGTCCATGATAATCTTGATTCCAACATTGCTTGGTATAAGGTACTTAAAGAGAGCGGCATGTTGTTTGGAAATGTAAATTCAACGATTCCGCAAATTATTAACGGTCTCCAAAGAAACGCACTAGGAACAGAGTTTAGCGGAATTGTTTGGTTGCATGCCATTTTCCCAACTATGACCGCTTATATTATCAGCCAAGCGATCACTCGGGTTTTCGCATTTATCGGCATGTATTTACTATTAAAAAAACATTATTTACCTGAACAAAAATACACCTTGATTACGATCGGTACAGCACTTGCATTTGCGCTTACTCCATTCTGGCCGTCTGGAATGCTAAGTACACTTGGTATGCCTTTAGCATTATGGGCATTTCTTAATATTCGTAATGGAGAAAAAGCATGGAGAAACTATCTAGTTCTCTCACTGCTTCCGTTTTACTCAAGTTTTGTGCTCGGTTTTTTCTTCTTTTTATTTGCCTTAGGAATTTTTTGGTTTGTGGATGTTATTCGAGGAAAAGGGTGGAATTGGCGTTTTTTCTTCTCCATTGTCTTTATGACTTCCGTTTTTCTCGTGATTGAATATCGGCTTGTCTATTCGTTTATCTTTGATGATGAACCAAATACAAGAGATGAATATTTTCATGCGCGATTACCTTTTTGGTGGGTGACGAGACTCACGTTTAAAAACTTTGTGCTTGGACATACACATGTAATGACAGTTCATGGTTTGTTTATACTTTTCGCAACTATACTTGCGTTATTTTTAGTCTTGTTTAAGAGACTATGGAAGCAGGAGAAAGTTTTTGTTTTTTTATTTGTTTTTAATTTTGCATTATCAGCTTGGTACGCCTTTTGGTTCTATAAAGGCTGGCTGCCATTAACAGAACGTTTTCATTTTATGGACACGTTTAATTTTGCAAGGTTTCACTTTTTACGCCCCTTAGTTATATATATGGGATTCGCTCTCGGTCTGAAGATAATTATGAATCATGGCAAGGTACTAAAAAACACGATTCCTTACTTTATCATAGGGCAAATTATCATCCTTTGTCTGTTTAACGATGAAATTATTTATAGAAAAAAGCCGAGTGTTAAAGAATTTTATGCGGAAGACTTGTTTCAGGAGATTGAAGAATACATAGCAAAACCATTGGCAAGTTACAGTGTTGCTAGTATTGGAATTCATCCTGCAATTGCACAATATAACGGTTTTTATACGCTTGATACGTATAACAATTTTTACCCATTAACATACAAATACGCCTTTCGGGAAATAATGGAGAAGGAACTCCAAAAAAACAAAAGACTTCGTACGTATTTTGATGAATGGGGTGGACGCTGCTATATTTTTACCGATCAACTTGGGAAACATTATATGTTTAAAAAGGATTCGACAGAAAGATTGAACAATCTCCAGCTTAATATCGAGCCTTTTAAACAATTAGGCGGGGAATATATATTTTCAGCTCTCCCAATCGATCATGCTGCGAATATAGGGTTGCAGCTAGAAAAGGTGTTTCAATCTGATACAGCAGCGTGGAAAATTCATTTATACAAAGCGAAGTAA
- a CDS encoding YbaK/EbsC family protein, which produces MEHYHRAINSFIIENHLDANHIVLMESCHSVQDAAKAINGSENDFVKNICLLDTNEQLILAIVKGEDRVSTTRVGKALNIERPRLATEDEILALTGFPAGGVPSFGFKATFLVDPNVTQLPYIYTGGGSPCSLIRIETISMLQANSGQVVRIRK; this is translated from the coding sequence GTGGAACATTATCATCGTGCAATTAATAGTTTTATAATTGAGAATCATTTAGATGCAAATCATATAGTTTTAATGGAATCATGCCATTCTGTACAGGATGCTGCCAAAGCTATAAATGGTTCTGAAAATGATTTTGTGAAAAATATATGCCTTTTAGATACTAATGAACAGCTTATCTTAGCGATTGTTAAAGGAGAAGACCGGGTGAGCACCACACGTGTTGGAAAAGCTTTGAATATTGAACGCCCTCGTCTAGCAACTGAGGATGAAATTTTAGCTCTTACAGGATTTCCTGCCGGAGGTGTTCCGTCTTTTGGTTTCAAAGCCACATTTTTAGTTGATCCGAATGTAACACAGCTTCCATACATATACACAGGCGGTGGCTCACCATGTTCTTTGATAAGGATCGAAACAATTAGTATGTTACAAGCAAACAGTGGACAAGTCGTCAGAATTAGAAAATAA